Within the Ensifer canadensis genome, the region GCGGAAAGGACTTCGCCGGTCGATGGTTCCTTCTCCCCATCGGTGGGGAGAAGGCAGTGGAACGCGACCGGGCAAGCGTTCGATCGTTCGCTGGGCAGACCCAAGGCAGTGAGGAACGACTAGTACCGCGCCACAGAGATTATGACGGTTTGTCTTATCGTAGAATGGGCAGGGCTTCTGGTGGGATGAGAAGCTGGATGCTTCGTGCGGCGCCTGGCACGCGGGATATGAAACCCGCCTTCTCGAGGGTCAGCACCATCTGGTGAACAGACGGAGCCGTAACGCCGAAGTGGCGACGCATGTCGGCTTCGGCCGGAGGCTGTTTGAAGATGCGGCTGTAGGCGTAGATGAAGGCCAGGTACTGGCCTTGGATTTGCGTAAGGCGATGTGTTGCCGTTGCGGCTTGCGGGTCAAGTGAGGGACTCATTTTCGGATTCATCTGCGTCTCCGCGCTGAAGGAGGTGTCGATGAATATAAAGTTTCACATAGAGCTTAGCCAATCGGAACGTGATCAACTGGCCGCTTTGTTGAGCGGGGGACGCCATGCGTCGCGCAAGATCAAGCGCGCCCAGATCCTGGTCGCGGCGGACGAAGGCTTCAGCGACGAGGCGATCGCGGCAACCTTGAACGTCAGCGGATCGACGATTTACCGGACCAAGCGCCGGTTTGTGGAAGCCAATCTGGAGGGCGCGCTCAGTGAAGAACCGCGCCCGGGCGTTGGGCGCAAGCTATCAGCCAAGGAGGAGGCGCTGTTGGTGGCGACCGCCTGCTCAAAGCCGCCGCCCGGGCGAGCCCGCTGGACGCTTGAGCTTCTGGCCGATGAGATGGTCCGGCTCACCGATCATGACGAGTTGTCCTCCGAGACCGTGCGTCGCCGGCTGGCTGAGAACCATCTCAAGCCTTGGCGCAAAAACATGTGGTGCATCCCAAAGATCGATGGGGAATACGTCGCGCGCATGGAGGATGTTCTCGACCTCTACGCAGAAACGCCTGATCCACAAAGGCCCGTGGTCTGCTTCGACGAGAGCCCGACCCAACTCATCGGCGAAGTGCGCGAGCCCATTGCGGCCAAGCCTGGCCAGCTTGAACGCTACGACTGCGAGTATCGTCGAAATGGCACGGTCAATCTGTTTGTCTTCATGGACGCCCACCGGCCCTGGCGCAGGGTGAAGGTCACCGATCGGCGAACCAACCAAGACTTCGCCGAGTGCATGCGCGAACTGGTCGACGTCGATTATCCCGACGCCCCGATCATCCGCGTGGTGATGGACAACCTCTCCACCCATTCCGCCGGGGCGCTTTACGACGCATTTCCCGCCCCGGAGGCTCGAAGGGTGCTGAAGCGACTCGAGTTCCACCACACGCCCAAGCACGCCAGTTGGCTTAACATGGTCGAGATAGAGATCGGTGTCCTGCGTAGCCAGTGCCTCGACCGTCGTA harbors:
- a CDS encoding IS630 family transposase, translated to MNIKFHIELSQSERDQLAALLSGGRHASRKIKRAQILVAADEGFSDEAIAATLNVSGSTIYRTKRRFVEANLEGALSEEPRPGVGRKLSAKEEALLVATACSKPPPGRARWTLELLADEMVRLTDHDELSSETVRRRLAENHLKPWRKNMWCIPKIDGEYVARMEDVLDLYAETPDPQRPVVCFDESPTQLIGEVREPIAAKPGQLERYDCEYRRNGTVNLFVFMDAHRPWRRVKVTDRRTNQDFAECMRELVDVDYPDAPIIRVVMDNLSTHSAGALYDAFPAPEARRVLKRLEFHHTPKHASWLNMVEIEIGVLRSQCLDRRIDNKDTIIAEVAAWEQQRNTHGAKIQWMFTTENARQKLRKAYPVKES
- a CDS encoding LexA family protein, translated to MNPKMSPSLDPQAATATHRLTQIQGQYLAFIYAYSRIFKQPPAEADMRRHFGVTAPSVHQMVLTLEKAGFISRVPGAARSIQLLIPPEALPILR